One genomic window of Glycine soja cultivar W05 chromosome 9, ASM419377v2, whole genome shotgun sequence includes the following:
- the LOC114425414 gene encoding probable protein kinase At2g41970 yields MLCCGGAEEDFGIPPGNQYNASPKKGNAYNGGGGGDRGEPRGNVVKNGAPQKTLPIEIPAISLDELDRLTSNFSTEALIGEGSYGKVYYAKLSDGMEAAIKKLDTSSSPDPDSDFAAQLSIVSRLKNVHFVELMGYCLEENYRILVYQYASLGSLHDVLHGRKGVQGAEPGPILNWSQRVKIAFGAAKGLEFLHEKCQPSIVHRDVRSSNVLLFNDYESKVADFNLTNQSSDTAARLHSTRVLGTFGYHAPEYAMTGQITQKSDVYSFGVVLLELLTGRKPVDHTMPKGQQSLVTWATPRLSEDKVKQCVDPKLNNEYPPKAIAKLAAVAALCVQYEADFRPNMTIVVKALQPLLNSKPASVDPDT; encoded by the exons ATGTTGTGTTGTGGAGGTGCAGAAGAGGATTTTGGCATTCCACCTGGAAATCAATATAATGCATCACCTAAAAAGGGTAATGCATATAATGGTGGAGGAG GAGGTGACAGAGGCGAGCCTAGGGGTAATGTTGTAAAAAATGGTGCTCCACAAAAAACATTGCCAATTGAGATACCCGCTATTTCATTGGATGAGTTAGATCGATTAACAAGCAACTTTAGTACAGAGGCTTTGATAGGAGAAGGTTCTTATGGGAAGGTTTACTATGCAAAATTGAGCGACGGTATGGAAGCTGCAATCAAGAAGCTGGATACAAGTTCTTCCCCAGACCCTGACTCTGATTTTGCAGCACAA TTATCAATTGTTTCAAGATTGAAGAATGTGCATTTTGTGGAGTTGATGGGGTATTGTCTTGAGGAAAATTATAGAATTTTGGTTTATCAATATGCAAGTTTGGGTTCTTTGCATGATGTGTTACACG GAAGAAAAGGAGTGCAAGGTGCTGAACCTGGTCCAATTTTAAATTGGAGTCAAAGAGTAAAAATTGCATTTGGTGCAGCAAAAGGACTTGAGTTTCTTCATGAAAAGTGTCAACCTTCTATAGTTCATCGCGATGTTAGATCTAGCAATGTCTTACTCTTCAATGACTATGAGTCCAAGGTTGCAGATTTCAACTTGACAAATCAATCTTCTGACACTGCAGCACGACTACATTCAACAAGAGTCTTAGGAACATTTGGCTATCATGCTCCAGA GTATGCCATGACAGGCCAAATAACCCAAAAAAGCGATGTTTATAGTTTTGGAGTTGTGCTTTTGGAACTTTTAACAGGAAGAAAGCCAGTAGACCATACAATGCCTAAAGGGCAACAAAGTCTTGTCACTTGG GCAACTCCAAGATTGAGTGAGGACAAagtgaaacaatgtgtggaTCCTAAACTAAACAATGAATACCCACCCAAGGCAATTGCTAAG TTAGCAGCAGTTGCAGCACTTTGTGTACAATATGAAGCTGACTTTAGGCCAAACATGACTATTGTTGTCAAAGCTCTTCAACCACTTCTTAATTCAAAACCAGCTAGCGTTGATCCAGACACTTGA